The following coding sequences lie in one Pontibacter sp. G13 genomic window:
- a CDS encoding NUDIX hydrolase, translating to MNFCSNCGSDKIRLEIPEGDNRLRFVCKSCHTIHYQNPNMVVGCIPVFEDQILLCRRAIEPRSGFWNLPAGYLENGETLEEGALREAREEAGIELELLRLHSIYNIPRINQVYFFFLTAMKTPEFRIGPETLEAQFFHQSEIPYHDMAFPSSSFALKKYFHDRAEGFSTVHLGGWEHT from the coding sequence GTGAATTTTTGCAGCAATTGCGGAAGCGACAAAATCAGGTTGGAAATCCCCGAAGGAGACAATAGGCTGCGATTTGTGTGCAAATCCTGCCATACCATCCACTATCAGAATCCCAACATGGTAGTTGGGTGCATTCCTGTATTCGAAGATCAGATTTTGTTGTGCAGACGTGCGATAGAACCCCGAAGTGGATTTTGGAACCTCCCTGCAGGGTATTTGGAAAATGGGGAAACTTTAGAGGAAGGCGCATTGAGAGAGGCGCGGGAAGAAGCGGGGATCGAATTGGAATTGTTGCGACTCCACAGCATTTACAATATTCCCAGAATCAATCAAGTCTATTTCTTTTTCTTGACAGCCATGAAAACGCCGGAATTTCGGATTGGTCCAGAAACGCTAGAGGCCCAATTCTTCCACCAGTCTGAAATCCCCTATCACGATATGGCTTTTCCGTCCTCCTCGTTTGCCTTGAAAAAGTACTTTCACGATCGAGCGGAAGGGTTTTCGACCGTTCATTTGGGAGGCTGGGAGCATACCTGA